One window of the Pseudomonas knackmussii B13 genome contains the following:
- a CDS encoding sigma-54-dependent Fis family transcriptional regulator, which yields MITQYKAPDPAPALKDLTEQVRFLGTEGKIWLDEQRMLLVQAGMMASMRRELIEMLGVERAKGFFLRMGYQSGLKDAQLARKLRPQGNEVEMFFIGPQLHSLKGMVKVRPLQLEIDLENGHFYADIEWQDSFEVENCQAENLHSDQPVCWMLLGYAISYSSFFLGRQVLYKEVSCRGCGGALCRIIGKPVEQWEDAEEFMRYFQSDPIIDELQALQVQVANMRQRLQLEAGQFYGIGQSPNYRRTCALIDKVAAGKASVLLLGETGVGKEVIARSLHLRSERAGAPFVALNCATIPPDLIEAELFGVEKGAYTGAQQARMGRFERANGGTLFLDEIVELTPRAQASLLRVLQEEELERVGDTRTRKVDVRVIAATHEDLEQAVKQGRFRADLFYRLNVFPVRIPALRDRREDIPLLIEHFLGRLHESYGKKTLGLSDRALEACLRYDWPGNVRELENLMERGVIITDENQSIGLDALFPHASASEESIGLASDGRLVDTGESQAPEWIAKIIDSGVSLDAVEEALMQAAMNRAGQNVSEAARLLGMTRPALAYRLKKAPAEGSPGKD from the coding sequence ATGATCACCCAGTACAAGGCGCCGGACCCCGCTCCGGCGTTGAAGGACCTCACTGAGCAGGTCCGTTTCCTCGGCACCGAAGGCAAGATATGGCTGGACGAGCAGCGCATGCTGCTGGTCCAGGCCGGGATGATGGCCAGCATGCGCCGCGAGCTGATCGAGATGCTCGGCGTCGAGCGCGCCAAGGGCTTCTTCCTGCGCATGGGCTACCAGTCCGGGCTCAAGGACGCGCAGCTGGCGCGCAAGCTGCGCCCCCAGGGCAACGAAGTGGAGATGTTCTTCATCGGCCCGCAGCTGCACTCGCTCAAGGGCATGGTCAAGGTGCGCCCGCTGCAGTTGGAGATCGACCTGGAGAACGGCCACTTCTACGCCGACATCGAGTGGCAGGACTCCTTCGAGGTGGAAAACTGCCAGGCCGAGAACCTGCATTCCGACCAGCCGGTGTGCTGGATGCTGCTGGGCTACGCGATCAGCTACAGCTCGTTCTTCCTCGGCCGCCAGGTGCTCTACAAGGAGGTCAGCTGCCGCGGCTGCGGCGGCGCCCTGTGCCGCATCATCGGCAAGCCGGTGGAGCAGTGGGAGGACGCCGAGGAGTTCATGCGCTACTTCCAGAGCGACCCGATCATCGATGAGCTGCAGGCCCTGCAGGTGCAGGTGGCCAACATGCGCCAGCGCCTGCAACTGGAAGCCGGGCAGTTCTACGGCATCGGCCAGTCGCCGAACTACCGGCGCACCTGCGCGCTGATCGACAAGGTCGCCGCTGGCAAGGCCTCGGTGCTGCTGCTGGGCGAGACCGGCGTCGGCAAGGAAGTGATCGCGCGCAGCCTGCACCTGCGCAGCGAGCGAGCCGGCGCGCCCTTCGTCGCGCTGAACTGCGCGACCATTCCGCCGGACCTGATCGAAGCCGAACTCTTCGGCGTCGAGAAAGGCGCCTACACCGGTGCCCAGCAGGCGCGCATGGGGCGCTTCGAGCGGGCCAACGGCGGCACCCTGTTCCTCGACGAGATCGTCGAGCTGACCCCGCGCGCCCAGGCCAGCCTGCTGCGCGTGCTGCAGGAAGAAGAGCTCGAGCGGGTGGGCGACACACGCACCCGCAAGGTCGACGTGCGGGTCATCGCCGCCACCCACGAAGACCTGGAGCAAGCGGTCAAGCAGGGGCGTTTCCGCGCCGACCTGTTCTACCGGCTCAACGTCTTCCCGGTGCGCATCCCGGCACTGCGCGATCGCCGGGAGGACATTCCGCTGCTGATCGAGCACTTCCTCGGCCGCCTGCACGAGAGCTACGGCAAGAAGACCCTCGGCCTCAGCGACCGCGCCCTGGAGGCGTGCCTACGCTACGACTGGCCGGGCAACGTGCGCGAGCTGGAGAACCTCATGGAGCGCGGCGTGATCATCACCGACGAGAACCAGAGCATCGGCCTCGATGCCCTCTTCCCGCACGCGTCGGCCAGCGAGGAAAGCATCGGCCTGGCCAGCGACGGACGCCTGGTGGACACGGGCGAGTCGCAGGCGCCGGAGTGGATCGCGAAGATCATCGACAGCGGCGTCAGCCTGGACGCCGTGGAAGAGGCGCTCATGCAGGCAGCCATGAACCGCGCCGGGCAGAACGTCTCGGAGGCCGCACGCCTGCTCGGCATGACGCGGCCGGCGCTGGCCTACCGGCTGAAGAAGGCCCCCGCCGAAGGCTCGCCCGGCAAGGATTGA
- a CDS encoding phenol hydroxylase subunit — MNPATPSFEQMPRYVRVRSEPDATFVEFDFAIGYPDLFVELVLPRAAFARFCESNRVRHMDASMAAAVDADMEKWRYGESRGQDD; from the coding sequence ATGAACCCAGCAACCCCTTCCTTCGAGCAGATGCCGCGCTACGTCCGCGTACGCAGCGAGCCGGACGCGACCTTCGTCGAGTTCGACTTCGCCATCGGCTATCCGGACCTGTTCGTCGAGCTGGTCCTGCCGCGCGCCGCCTTCGCCCGCTTCTGCGAAAGCAACCGGGTCCGCCACATGGACGCCTCGATGGCCGCCGCCGTCGATGCCGACATGGAGAAGTGGCGCTACGGCGAGAGCCGCGGCCAGGACGACTGA
- a CDS encoding aromatic/alkene monooxygenase hydroxylase subunit beta yields MSIEIKTATVEPIRQTFSHIRRRFGDKPASRYQEASFDIEAATNFHYRPLWQPDKLLNDPTRTAVRMADWYAVSDPRQYYYGAYVQARARMQENAEHDYAFCEKRELLAGLSAENRALIARLLLPLRHAELGANMNNSGIAADGFGTSLTQMHMFQAMDRLAMAQYLSRIGLMLEDDGLALLAEAKQRWMDDPAWQGVRRYVEDTLVVRDWFELSLAQNLVSDGLLHPLLFERFDAQLVAAGAGQVGMLTEFMRLWFAESQRWVDALVKTVAAESAENRALIEGWVAHWRSRALEALAPLAEIGPGREALDALDSAFGARLKKLGLTGAAA; encoded by the coding sequence ATGAGCATCGAGATCAAGACGGCCACGGTCGAGCCGATCCGCCAGACCTTCAGCCACATCCGCCGGCGCTTCGGCGACAAGCCTGCCAGCCGCTACCAGGAGGCCAGCTTCGACATCGAGGCGGCGACCAACTTCCACTACCGTCCGCTGTGGCAGCCGGACAAGCTGCTCAACGACCCGACCCGCACCGCCGTGCGCATGGCCGACTGGTACGCGGTCAGCGACCCGCGCCAGTACTACTACGGCGCCTATGTGCAGGCCCGCGCCCGCATGCAGGAGAACGCCGAGCACGACTACGCATTCTGCGAGAAGCGCGAACTGCTGGCCGGGCTCTCCGCGGAGAACCGGGCGCTGATCGCCCGGCTTCTGCTGCCGCTGCGCCACGCCGAGCTGGGCGCGAACATGAACAACAGCGGCATCGCCGCCGACGGCTTCGGCACCAGCCTCACCCAGATGCACATGTTCCAGGCCATGGATCGCCTGGCCATGGCCCAGTACCTGTCGCGCATCGGCCTGATGCTCGAGGACGACGGCCTGGCGCTGCTGGCCGAAGCCAAGCAGCGCTGGATGGACGACCCGGCCTGGCAGGGCGTGCGCCGCTACGTCGAGGACACCCTGGTGGTGCGCGACTGGTTCGAGCTGAGCCTGGCGCAGAACCTGGTCAGCGACGGCCTGCTGCATCCGCTGCTGTTCGAGCGCTTCGACGCCCAGCTGGTGGCCGCCGGGGCGGGGCAGGTGGGCATGCTCACCGAGTTCATGCGCCTGTGGTTCGCCGAGAGCCAGCGCTGGGTCGACGCCCTGGTCAAGACCGTGGCCGCCGAGAGTGCGGAGAACCGCGCGCTCATCGAAGGCTGGGTCGCCCACTGGCGCTCCCGCGCCCTCGAAGCGCTAGCGCCGCTGGCCGAGATCGGCCCCGGCCGCGAAGCCCTCGACGCCCTCGACAGCGCCTTTGGCGCCCGCCTGAAGAAACTCGGCCTGACCGGAGCAGCAGCATGA
- a CDS encoding MmoB/DmpM family protein, which produces MTSLVYIAFQDNDSARYIVEAIAQDNPNAVIQHQPAMIRVQAEGRLEIHRATVEEKLGREWDVQEMLIDVITLGGNVEEDEDCFALHWN; this is translated from the coding sequence ATGACTTCCCTCGTCTACATCGCCTTCCAGGACAACGACAGCGCCCGCTACATCGTCGAGGCCATCGCCCAGGACAACCCCAACGCCGTGATCCAGCACCAGCCGGCAATGATCCGCGTGCAGGCCGAAGGCCGCCTGGAGATCCACCGCGCCACGGTGGAGGAAAAGCTCGGCCGCGAATGGGACGTGCAGGAAATGCTGATCGACGTGATCACCCTCGGCGGCAACGTCGAGGAAGACGAGGACTGCTTCGCCCTGCACTGGAACTGA
- a CDS encoding aromatic/alkene/methane monooxygenase hydroxylase/oxygenase subunit alpha — MAAKRLNQKDKYRCLTRDLGWEPSYQSKEDIYPYERFEGIKITDWDKWEDPFRLTMDAYWKYQAEKEKKLYAIFDAFAQNNGHANISDARYVNALKLFLCGVTPLEYQAYQGFARVGRHFGGAGARVACQMQAIDELRHVQTQIHAMSHYNKHFNGLHDFAHMHDRVWFLSVPKSFFEDARTAGPFEFLTAISFSFEYVLTNLLFVPFMSGAAFNGDMATVTFGFSAQSDEARHMTLGLEVIKFLLEQHEDNVPIVQRWIDKWFWRGYRLLTLVGMMMDYMLPNKVMSWAEAWEVYFEQAGGALFKDLERYGIRQPKYVEQTTIGKQHISHQAWSIFYQYSQATNFHTWMPTDEELDWLSAKYPDTFDRIYRPRYEHWREMQARGERFYNPTLPMLCQVCQIPLSFTEPDDDTRLSHRSVVHAGERYHFCSDGCCDIFAHEPEKYVQAWLPVHQILQGNCGGGDVEAVVRDYYNIAPGEDNFEYQGSPEHQRWQDLQGAERKAG; from the coding sequence ATGGCCGCCAAACGCCTGAACCAGAAAGACAAGTACCGCTGCCTGACCCGCGACCTCGGCTGGGAGCCGAGCTACCAGAGCAAGGAAGACATCTACCCCTACGAGCGCTTCGAGGGCATCAAGATCACCGACTGGGACAAGTGGGAGGACCCCTTCCGCCTGACCATGGACGCCTACTGGAAGTACCAGGCGGAGAAGGAGAAGAAGCTCTACGCGATCTTCGACGCCTTCGCCCAGAACAACGGCCACGCGAACATCTCCGACGCCCGCTACGTCAACGCCCTGAAACTCTTCCTGTGTGGCGTCACGCCCCTGGAGTACCAGGCCTACCAGGGCTTCGCGCGGGTCGGCCGGCACTTCGGCGGCGCCGGCGCGCGGGTCGCCTGCCAGATGCAGGCCATCGACGAGCTGCGCCACGTGCAGACGCAGATCCACGCGATGAGCCACTACAACAAGCACTTCAACGGCCTGCACGACTTCGCCCACATGCACGACCGCGTGTGGTTCCTCTCGGTGCCCAAGTCGTTCTTCGAGGACGCCCGCACCGCCGGCCCGTTCGAGTTCCTCACGGCCATCTCGTTCTCCTTCGAGTACGTGCTGACCAACCTGCTGTTCGTGCCCTTCATGTCCGGGGCGGCCTTCAACGGCGACATGGCCACCGTCACCTTCGGCTTCTCGGCGCAGTCCGACGAGGCCCGGCACATGACCCTGGGCCTGGAAGTGATCAAGTTCCTGCTGGAGCAGCACGAGGACAACGTGCCCATCGTGCAGCGCTGGATCGACAAGTGGTTCTGGCGCGGCTACCGCCTGCTGACCCTGGTCGGGATGATGATGGACTACATGCTGCCGAACAAAGTGATGTCCTGGGCCGAGGCCTGGGAGGTCTACTTCGAGCAGGCCGGCGGCGCGCTGTTCAAGGACCTGGAGCGCTACGGCATCCGCCAGCCGAAGTACGTCGAGCAGACCACCATCGGCAAGCAGCACATCAGCCACCAGGCCTGGTCGATCTTCTACCAGTACAGCCAGGCCACCAACTTCCACACCTGGATGCCCACCGACGAGGAACTGGACTGGCTCTCGGCCAAGTACCCGGACACCTTCGACCGCATCTACCGGCCGCGCTACGAGCACTGGCGCGAGATGCAGGCGCGCGGCGAGCGCTTCTACAACCCCACGCTGCCGATGCTCTGCCAGGTCTGCCAGATCCCGCTGTCGTTCACCGAGCCCGACGACGACACGCGCCTGAGCCACCGCAGCGTGGTGCATGCCGGCGAGCGCTATCACTTCTGCTCCGACGGCTGCTGCGACATCTTCGCCCACGAGCCGGAGAAGTACGTGCAGGCCTGGCTGCCGGTGCACCAGATCCTGCAGGGCAACTGCGGCGGCGGCGACGTCGAGGCGGTGGTGCGCGACTACTACAACATCGCTCCCGGCGAGGACAACTTCGAGTACCAGGGCTCCCCCGAGCACCAGCGCTGGCAGGACCTGCAGGGCGCCGAGCGCAAGGCCGGCTGA
- a CDS encoding phenol hydroxylase subunit P4, producing the protein MSVTAIGTYTAQPLDRQANFHGAQLVYLCWECHLLFCAPFTLPVDPALRFADFIEQVVKPAISLHPDAALVDFAAARWLLDDQPFSPDPARSLVDNGIGHKSLLHLHTPGLEGLGGSRN; encoded by the coding sequence ATGTCCGTGACCGCCATCGGCACCTACACCGCCCAACCCCTGGATCGCCAGGCCAATTTCCACGGCGCGCAACTGGTCTACCTGTGCTGGGAGTGCCACCTGCTGTTCTGCGCACCCTTCACCCTGCCGGTCGACCCAGCGCTGCGTTTCGCCGACTTCATCGAGCAGGTGGTCAAGCCGGCCATCTCGCTGCACCCGGATGCCGCGCTCGTCGACTTCGCCGCCGCGCGCTGGTTGCTCGACGACCAGCCGTTCAGCCCCGACCCGGCGCGCAGCCTGGTGGACAACGGCATCGGCCACAAGAGCCTGCTGCACCTGCACACCCCGGGCCTCGAAGGCCTGGGCGGCAGCCGCAACTGA
- a CDS encoding NADH:ubiquinone reductase (Na(+)-transporting) subunit F, producing MSYQVTIEPTGEQIEVEEGQTILQAALRQGVWLPFACGHGTCATCKCQVLEGEVDVGAASPFALMDVEREEGKVLACCAIPQSDLVIEADIDVDPDFAGHPVQDYRAVVSRVVELSPTIKGVHLKLDRPMAFQAGQYINLQLPGIEGTRAFSLANPPGRPDEVELHVRLVDGGAATGYIHRELQVGDAVELSGPYGQFFVRASQAGDLIFIAGGSGLSSPQSMILDLLAQGDTRQITLFQGARTREELYNRELFEDLAARHANFSYVPALSQAAEDGEWGGFRGYVHDAAKKHFDGRFAGHKAYLCGPPPMIDAAISCLMQGRLFERDIFMERFLTAADGAGEGTRSALFKRI from the coding sequence ATGAGCTACCAAGTCACCATCGAACCCACCGGCGAGCAGATCGAAGTGGAAGAGGGCCAGACCATCCTCCAGGCCGCGCTGCGCCAGGGCGTCTGGCTGCCCTTCGCCTGCGGCCACGGCACCTGCGCCACCTGCAAATGCCAGGTGCTGGAAGGCGAGGTCGACGTCGGCGCCGCCTCGCCCTTCGCCCTCATGGACGTGGAGCGCGAGGAGGGCAAGGTGCTCGCCTGCTGCGCCATCCCGCAGAGCGACCTGGTCATCGAGGCCGACATCGACGTCGACCCGGACTTCGCCGGCCACCCAGTGCAGGACTACCGCGCGGTGGTCAGCCGCGTGGTCGAGCTGTCGCCGACCATCAAGGGCGTACACCTGAAGCTCGACCGGCCGATGGCCTTCCAGGCCGGGCAATACATCAACCTGCAACTGCCGGGCATCGAAGGCACGCGGGCTTTCTCCCTGGCCAATCCGCCCGGCCGGCCGGACGAGGTGGAGCTGCACGTGCGCCTGGTCGATGGCGGGGCCGCCACTGGCTACATCCATCGCGAGCTGCAGGTCGGCGACGCGGTGGAGCTGTCCGGCCCCTATGGCCAGTTCTTCGTCCGCGCCTCGCAGGCCGGCGACCTGATCTTCATCGCCGGCGGCTCCGGCCTGTCCAGCCCGCAGTCGATGATCCTCGACCTGCTGGCCCAGGGCGACACGCGGCAGATCACCCTGTTCCAGGGCGCGCGAACCCGCGAGGAGCTGTACAACCGCGAGCTGTTCGAGGACCTGGCCGCGCGGCATGCCAACTTCAGTTACGTGCCGGCCCTCAGCCAGGCCGCCGAGGACGGCGAGTGGGGCGGCTTCCGCGGCTACGTGCACGACGCGGCGAAGAAGCACTTCGACGGCCGCTTCGCCGGGCACAAGGCCTACCTCTGCGGCCCGCCGCCGATGATCGACGCCGCCATCAGCTGCCTGATGCAGGGCCGGCTGTTCGAGCGCGACATCTTCATGGAGCGCTTCCTGACCGCCGCCGACGGCGCGGGGGAAGGCACCCGCTCGGCCCTGTTCAAGCGCATCTGA
- a CDS encoding SphA family protein, giving the protein MHQPLANLFRFTVCASLFGLANLSHATENGGTSYPLGAENYMSGAMPPPGFYGQVFANHYEADNLRGNDGRKLPVDFSVRANAVVPRLIWVSDYMLFGGSFALHAIVPLVDLDVHLNGQSQSKRGLGDVIFGPALGFHHSDKFHSVLAFDMIAPTGSYDKHDLANTGRNYWVFEPVYAMTYVDPNGLNVDAKVMYDFNRENPATDYRSGQEFHVDYAVGWGLGNGWVVGAGGYYYRQTTDDSQDGERIEDNKGRSFAIGPSVKYSGEGGWFVTAKWSKETDVRNRAQGDAYWLKLTVPF; this is encoded by the coding sequence ATGCACCAGCCCCTTGCGAACCTGTTCCGCTTCACCGTCTGCGCCTCGCTGTTCGGCCTCGCCAACCTGTCCCATGCCACCGAGAACGGCGGCACTTCCTACCCGCTCGGCGCGGAGAACTACATGTCCGGCGCCATGCCGCCGCCGGGCTTCTACGGCCAGGTCTTCGCCAACCACTACGAGGCCGACAACCTGCGCGGCAATGACGGCCGCAAGCTACCGGTGGACTTCAGCGTCCGCGCCAATGCCGTGGTGCCGCGGCTGATCTGGGTCAGCGACTACATGCTGTTCGGCGGTAGCTTCGCCCTGCACGCCATCGTCCCGCTGGTGGACCTCGACGTGCACCTCAACGGCCAGTCGCAGAGCAAGCGGGGCCTGGGCGACGTGATCTTCGGCCCGGCCCTGGGCTTCCACCACAGCGACAAGTTCCACAGCGTCCTGGCCTTCGACATGATCGCCCCCACCGGTAGCTACGATAAGCACGACCTGGCCAACACCGGGCGCAACTATTGGGTGTTCGAGCCGGTGTACGCGATGACCTACGTCGACCCCAACGGCCTCAACGTAGACGCGAAGGTGATGTACGACTTCAACCGCGAGAACCCCGCCACCGACTACCGCTCCGGCCAGGAATTCCACGTCGACTACGCCGTCGGCTGGGGCCTGGGCAACGGCTGGGTGGTGGGCGCGGGCGGCTACTACTACCGGCAGACCACCGACGACAGCCAGGACGGCGAACGCATCGAGGACAACAAGGGCCGCAGCTTCGCCATCGGCCCTTCGGTCAAGTACAGCGGCGAGGGCGGCTGGTTCGTCACCGCCAAGTGGTCCAAGGAAACGGATGTGCGCAACCGCGCCCAGGGCGATGCCTACTGGCTGAAACTGACGGTGCCCTTCTGA
- a CDS encoding lipase family protein — MPHTSFLSHWQQFAAPLFAALASCSSAPRNFPQPTAEELAYSSGDTSFKGFDLQEAKDAIEFCVDLDSQDDRLFTREALKDAQNSPEQRQTLEANLQGFTPQLDPARWNLKPLFDSRQAMADAYLAYKQLPAQASGDLAEDDLRHWHKLFEDLEKRAESLKIDMASLMDSSVIYNDPRLNGFGPWQNAWVLYQGLGVNAGRFAVAIRGTVMSSHPSVVDDVYFQPAYARSFLSKHFQLTDHPGAAVHSGFAHATFSTLLDLRFGILPALEKQVPPGAVVYVIGHSQGAGIATLVHAALHYGMLAGDVRGDNALGLKSKRYRLKSYQFAQPKPGDMGFSASFARITQATDNAFVINNDLDPIVQVPLTLQTVGDLSTDFRTQSLLSRAVRGISTFGIYIRRGLGHVLEKHTRESSAGYAYYYNYLQLAGPDRKLEQIAVSPSWNFTSAGRVMWVYGQKPPAANSKDDFYQHHATTYRTLLDQLASPTPPAVQPLAGVEP; from the coding sequence ATGCCGCACACGTCATTCCTGTCGCACTGGCAACAGTTCGCCGCCCCGCTGTTCGCCGCCCTCGCCTCCTGCTCGTCCGCCCCCAGAAACTTCCCGCAACCCACGGCCGAAGAGCTCGCCTACAGCAGCGGCGATACGTCCTTCAAGGGGTTCGATCTGCAGGAAGCGAAGGACGCCATCGAGTTCTGCGTCGACCTCGACTCGCAGGACGACCGCCTCTTCACCCGCGAGGCATTGAAGGACGCGCAGAACTCCCCCGAGCAGCGCCAAACGCTGGAGGCCAACCTTCAGGGTTTCACTCCGCAGCTCGATCCCGCGCGCTGGAACCTCAAGCCGCTGTTCGACAGCCGCCAGGCCATGGCGGACGCCTACCTGGCCTACAAGCAGCTGCCGGCCCAGGCCAGCGGCGACCTCGCCGAGGACGACCTGCGCCACTGGCACAAACTCTTCGAGGACCTGGAGAAGCGCGCCGAGTCGCTGAAGATCGACATGGCATCGCTGATGGACTCGAGCGTCATCTACAACGACCCGCGCCTCAACGGCTTCGGCCCCTGGCAGAACGCCTGGGTGCTGTACCAGGGCCTGGGCGTCAACGCCGGGCGCTTTGCCGTTGCGATTCGCGGCACGGTGATGTCCAGCCACCCGAGCGTGGTCGACGACGTGTACTTCCAGCCGGCCTATGCGCGCTCGTTCCTGTCGAAACACTTCCAGCTCACCGACCACCCGGGCGCAGCGGTACACAGCGGCTTCGCCCACGCCACCTTCAGCACCCTGCTCGACCTGCGCTTCGGCATCCTTCCGGCGCTGGAAAAGCAGGTCCCGCCAGGGGCCGTCGTCTACGTCATCGGCCACAGCCAGGGCGCCGGCATCGCCACGCTGGTGCACGCGGCGCTGCACTACGGAATGCTCGCCGGGGATGTGAGGGGCGACAACGCACTCGGCCTGAAGAGCAAGCGCTACCGGCTCAAGTCCTACCAGTTCGCCCAGCCCAAGCCGGGCGACATGGGCTTCTCGGCGTCCTTCGCGCGCATCACCCAGGCCACCGACAACGCCTTCGTCATCAACAACGACCTCGACCCCATCGTCCAGGTGCCGCTGACCCTGCAGACCGTCGGCGACCTGTCGACCGACTTCAGGACCCAGTCACTCCTCTCGCGCGCGGTGCGCGGCATCTCCACCTTCGGCATCTACATCCGCCGGGGGCTGGGCCACGTGCTGGAGAAGCACACGCGGGAGAGTTCGGCGGGCTACGCCTACTACTACAACTACCTCCAGCTGGCCGGCCCTGACCGCAAGCTGGAGCAGATCGCGGTGAGCCCGAGCTGGAACTTCACCAGCGCCGGCCGGGTGATGTGGGTCTACGGCCAGAAGCCGCCAGCGGCAAACAGCAAGGACGATTTCTACCAGCACCACGCAACCACCTACCGCACGCTGCTGGACCAGCTCGCCAGCCCGACACCGCCGGCCGTGCAGCCATTGGCGGGGGTCGAGCCCTAG
- a CDS encoding LTA synthase family protein: MQLFRSAPMRFLALTTLLWLVIFLLTRVALLAGHMAEFGAANLTVFGVGILYDLSFLAYALLPMGLFLLLLPARIWRSRAWRWLLEASLFVCVYVMLFTAVAEWLFWDEFGVRFNFIAVDYLVYSDEVLNNIRESYPLGTLLSLLAGASLLVTLALHGTLTRICAAPVPLLRHRMARMVVLGSAALLAGFTVDQDHPRGDGGNTYVRELSSNGPYQFFAAFRNNELDYQQFYSTLPADEVAKQIRSELAEPNAHFVGSDPMDIRRTISNPGTPRKLNVVLVTIESLSAKYLGSNGDNRNLTPNLDALRKQSLYFNNFYATGTRTDRGLEAITLSIPPTPGRSIVKRIGRESGFASLGQQFKAKGYDAVFMYGGRGYFDNMNAFFGGNGYRIVDQSSVPEADIHFKNAWGMADEDLYAQATRVADEDFAKQQPFFLQLMTTSNHRPYTYPDGRIDIPSGKGRDGAVKYTDYAIGKFLENVRSKPWFDQTIFIFVADHTAGSAGKEDLPVENYQIPLFIYAPKLLPTGERGELASQLDLAPTLLAMLNMSYESTFFGRNLMVENTLPPRVVIGNYQHLGLFDGTDLAILSPRQALRRHNQALGASVEVNAKADDPLIARAIAYYQAASHGYKQRLLGWNAPEQQPVVSQKE; this comes from the coding sequence ATGCAACTCTTCCGCTCGGCGCCGATGCGCTTCCTGGCGCTGACCACCCTGCTGTGGCTCGTCATCTTCCTGCTGACCCGCGTGGCGCTGCTGGCTGGCCACATGGCGGAGTTCGGCGCCGCGAACCTGACCGTCTTTGGCGTCGGCATCCTTTATGACTTGAGCTTCCTCGCCTACGCACTGCTGCCGATGGGGTTGTTCCTGCTCCTGCTGCCCGCGCGCATCTGGCGCTCGCGAGCCTGGCGCTGGCTGCTGGAAGCGTCGCTGTTCGTCTGCGTGTACGTGATGCTCTTCACCGCCGTCGCCGAGTGGCTGTTCTGGGACGAGTTCGGCGTGCGCTTCAACTTCATCGCGGTGGATTACCTGGTGTATTCCGATGAAGTCCTGAACAACATCCGCGAGTCCTACCCGCTCGGCACGTTGCTCAGCCTCCTGGCCGGCGCCTCGCTGCTGGTGACCCTGGCCCTGCACGGCACCCTGACGCGCATCTGCGCCGCCCCCGTGCCGCTGCTGCGCCATCGCATGGCGCGCATGGTCGTGCTGGGGAGCGCGGCGCTGCTGGCCGGCTTCACGGTCGACCAGGATCATCCGCGCGGCGACGGTGGCAACACCTACGTGCGCGAGCTGTCGAGCAACGGCCCGTACCAGTTCTTCGCCGCCTTCCGGAACAACGAGCTGGACTACCAGCAGTTCTACTCGACCCTGCCGGCCGACGAAGTCGCCAAGCAGATCCGCTCCGAGCTGGCCGAGCCCAATGCGCACTTCGTCGGCAGCGATCCGATGGATATCCGCCGCACCATCAGCAACCCCGGTACGCCGCGCAAGCTGAACGTGGTGCTGGTGACCATCGAGAGCCTCAGCGCCAAGTACCTGGGCAGCAACGGCGATAACCGCAACCTCACGCCCAACCTCGACGCGCTGCGCAAGCAGAGCCTGTACTTCAACAATTTCTACGCCACCGGCACCCGTACCGACCGCGGCCTGGAAGCCATCACCCTGTCCATCCCGCCGACCCCGGGCCGCTCCATCGTCAAGCGCATCGGCCGCGAGAGCGGCTTCGCCAGCCTCGGCCAGCAGTTCAAGGCCAAGGGCTACGACGCCGTGTTCATGTACGGCGGGCGCGGCTACTTCGACAACATGAACGCCTTCTTCGGCGGCAACGGCTACCGCATCGTCGACCAGAGCAGCGTTCCGGAGGCGGACATCCACTTCAAGAACGCCTGGGGCATGGCGGATGAAGACCTCTACGCCCAAGCCACCCGCGTGGCCGACGAGGACTTCGCCAAGCAGCAGCCGTTCTTCCTGCAGCTGATGACCACCTCCAACCACCGCCCGTACACCTACCCGGACGGGCGCATTGATATCCCGTCGGGCAAGGGCCGCGACGGCGCGGTGAAGTACACCGACTACGCCATCGGCAAGTTCCTCGAGAACGTGCGCAGCAAGCCGTGGTTCGACCAGACGATCTTCATCTTCGTCGCCGACCACACGGCCGGCAGCGCGGGCAAGGAAGACCTGCCGGTGGAGAACTACCAGATCCCGCTGTTCATCTACGCGCCCAAGCTGCTGCCCACCGGCGAGCGCGGCGAGCTGGCGAGCCAGCTGGACCTGGCGCCGACCCTGCTGGCGATGCTGAACATGAGCTACGAGTCGACCTTCTTCGGCCGCAACCTGATGGTCGAAAACACCCTGCCGCCGCGGGTGGTGATCGGCAACTACCAGCACCTGGGCCTGTTCGACGGCACCGACCTCGCCATCCTCAGCCCGCGCCAGGCGCTGCGCCGCCACAACCAGGCACTGGGTGCGAGCGTGGAGGTCAACGCCAAGGCCGACGATCCGCTGATCGCCCGCGCCATCGCCTACTACCAGGCGGCCAGCCACGGCTACAAACAGCGCCTTTTGGGCTGGAATGCCCCCGAGCAGCAGCCGGTGGTGAGCCAGAAGGAGTGA